In a genomic window of Ruminococcus albus 7 = DSM 20455:
- a CDS encoding helix-turn-helix domain-containing protein has translation MAFKGCDIMTVKEMRAKTGLSQAQFAKLLGIPKRTIENWDGGKSNCHEYTIKLIDYFLTHEGLYNEE, from the coding sequence ATGGCTTTTAAAGGATGTGATATTATGACCGTAAAGGAAATGCGTGCGAAAACAGGGCTATCCCAAGCCCAGTTCGCAAAGCTCCTCGGGATTCCCAAGAGAACTATCGAGAATTGGGACGGAGGAAAAAGCAACTGTCACGAGTATACAATCAAGTTGATAGATTACTTCCTTACGCATGAAGGATTATACAATGAGGAGTAA
- a CDS encoding LysR family transcriptional regulator produces the protein MNIIHMKYAVEVARIGSINKAAEELLIAQPNLSRSIKELEADLGITIFSRTSKGMNLTSEGEEFIGYARKILDQIDDVERMYRQGVPKKQKFSISVPRAGYISEAFAEFSRTITGDSAELSYYETNAHRAIDNIFTLKYKLGIIRYASVYDKYFKRFLEEKGLEYELIAEFSNMLVASRESSIASLDEVHFDNLTNMIEIAHADPYVPSLPLSNVKKEELLDSIGRRIFLFERGSQFDLLSLNHETYMWVSPLPDRILDIYGLVQKKCIDNKRLYKDVLIYRKGYNLTELDHRFITALIKSKRAYFTKDS, from the coding sequence ATGAATATCATACATATGAAATATGCTGTCGAGGTGGCGAGGATAGGCTCGATAAACAAGGCGGCAGAGGAACTGCTGATAGCACAGCCAAACCTCAGCAGAAGCATAAAAGAGCTTGAAGCAGATCTGGGAATTACTATATTTTCAAGAACTTCCAAGGGTATGAACCTTACTTCCGAGGGCGAAGAGTTTATCGGATATGCACGCAAGATACTTGACCAGATAGACGATGTTGAGCGTATGTACCGTCAGGGCGTGCCGAAAAAGCAGAAATTTTCTATCTCTGTTCCCAGGGCCGGTTATATCTCGGAAGCCTTTGCTGAATTTTCACGAACGATCACAGGTGATTCGGCAGAGCTTTCCTATTATGAAACCAATGCTCACCGCGCTATAGATAATATCTTTACTTTAAAATACAAACTTGGTATAATCAGGTATGCCTCCGTATATGATAAGTATTTTAAACGCTTTCTTGAGGAAAAAGGTCTTGAATATGAACTCATAGCTGAGTTTTCGAATATGCTTGTAGCGAGCAGAGAGAGCAGTATAGCATCGCTTGATGAAGTGCATTTCGATAATCTCACGAATATGATCGAGATAGCCCATGCTGACCCTTATGTGCCGTCGCTGCCGCTTTCAAACGTTAAAAAGGAAGAGCTGCTTGACAGCATTGGCAGGAGAATATTCCTGTTCGAGAGGGGGAGCCAGTTCGATCTTTTATCTTTGAATCACGAGACTTATATGTGGGTGTCGCCTCTTCCTGACAGGATACTGGATATTTATGGTCTTGTGCAGAAAAAATGCATAGACAACAAGCGCCTGTACAAAGATGTTTTGATATATCGTAAAGGATATAACCTTACCGAACTTGACCACAGGTTCATAACAGCGCTAATCAAATCGAAGAGGGCTTATTTCACTAAAGATAGCTAA
- a CDS encoding redox-sensing transcriptional repressor Rex — MKGPIFSKATLGRLPVYLDYLRTGDHGENISAAEISRALGLGGVQVRKDLNAVSGTGRPKVGYKTTELIAALEAVLGRKAATPVVIVGAGKLGKALLDFEGFEEYGIKISAAFDVDNSLLCDRILSMDTFTNYCRLYDIHAGIITVPAACAKEVCGIMIKSGITAIWNFAQIELDVTDNITVCQENLALSLAHLTMKLRK; from the coding sequence GTGAAAGGACCGATATTTTCCAAAGCAACGCTTGGTAGACTACCTGTATATCTGGATTATCTGAGGACAGGCGACCATGGCGAGAACATCTCTGCTGCTGAGATATCAAGGGCATTAGGGCTTGGTGGTGTTCAAGTGAGAAAAGACCTTAACGCAGTCAGCGGTACAGGCAGACCAAAGGTAGGCTACAAGACCACTGAACTTATCGCGGCACTTGAAGCTGTTCTCGGCAGAAAAGCAGCGACCCCTGTTGTTATTGTCGGTGCGGGAAAACTTGGCAAAGCACTGCTTGATTTCGAGGGGTTTGAAGAATACGGGATAAAGATCTCTGCGGCGTTTGATGTTGATAATAGCCTGCTGTGCGACAGGATACTCTCTATGGATACTTTTACCAACTACTGTCGGCTATATGATATCCATGCTGGAATAATCACAGTGCCTGCCGCCTGTGCGAAAGAAGTCTGCGGGATCATGATAAAGAGCGGGATAACTGCGATATGGAATTTTGCACAGATCGAGCTGGATGTCACGGATAATATAACGGTTTGTCAGGAGAATCTGGCGCTTTCACTGGCACATCTTACCATGAAACTCAGGAAATGA
- the adhE gene encoding bifunctional acetaldehyde-CoA/alcohol dehydrogenase, producing the protein MAKKEYEIVDGVEKLEAALERVRAAQRKMATFTQEQVDRIFLAAATAANRARIDLAEQAVAETGMGIVEDKVIKNHYASEYIYNKYRDTKTCGVLEEDKSAGIKKIAEPIGVIGAVIPTTNPTSTAIFKSLIALKTRNGIIISPHPRAKESTIAAAKVVLEAAVEAGAPEDIIAWIDIPSLEMTNMLMKEVDIILATGGPGMVHAAYSSGKPALGVGAGNTPAIIDESADILLAVNSIIHSKTFDNGMICASEQSVIVLDSIYDAVKTEFAARGCYFLKPDELNKVRKTIIINGALNAKIVGQSAAKIAELAGVTVPEGSKILIGEVESVDISEEFAHEKLSPVLAMYKASDIQDAFGKAEHLIADGGYGHTASIYLDAVREQEKLSEFGERMKTCRILVNTPSSQGGIGDLYNFKLAPSLTLGCGSWGGNSVSENVGVKHLLNIKTVAERRENMLWFRAPEKVYFKKGCLPVALDELKNVMGKKKAFIVTDSFLFKNGFTKPVTDKLDEMGIVHETFSDVAPDPTLACAVEGVKAIRSFEPDVIIAIGGGSAMDAAKIMWVMYEHPEADFMDMAMRFVDIRKRIYTFPKMGEKAYFICVPTSSGTGSEVTPFAVITDDKTGHKYPLADYELMPNIAIVDTDMMMSAPKGLTAASGLDCMVHDLEALVSVMATPFTDGIALESLKMTFDNLPECVENGQTAVRARENMAHAATMAGMAFANAFLGIGHSLAHKLGAYHHLPHGICCALVISEVIRFNASDVPVKMGTFPQYEYPQAAAKYARIARYLGVQGSGDNELVEGLIAKIEELKEAVGCKKTIAEYGISEEDFLATLDKMSRDAFDDQCTGANPRYPLISELKQIYMNVYYGRTFTETEKPDASQIDSSESSKDFKQAFNRAASSGKKRV; encoded by the coding sequence ATGGCAAAGAAAGAATACGAGATCGTTGACGGTGTTGAAAAGCTGGAAGCCGCCCTTGAAAGAGTAAGGGCAGCACAGAGAAAAATGGCAACATTTACTCAGGAGCAGGTAGACAGGATATTCTTAGCTGCTGCCACCGCAGCAAACCGCGCAAGAATAGATCTTGCTGAGCAGGCTGTTGCAGAAACGGGTATGGGTATCGTTGAGGACAAGGTCATCAAGAATCACTATGCCAGCGAATACATATACAACAAGTACCGCGATACCAAGACCTGCGGTGTTCTTGAAGAGGATAAATCAGCAGGCATAAAGAAGATAGCAGAGCCTATCGGCGTTATCGGAGCGGTAATACCTACTACCAATCCTACTTCCACTGCGATATTCAAGTCTCTTATCGCACTGAAGACCAGAAACGGTATCATCATCAGCCCTCACCCACGTGCAAAGGAGAGCACCATAGCAGCAGCAAAGGTTGTACTTGAAGCAGCTGTCGAAGCGGGCGCTCCAGAGGATATCATTGCATGGATAGACATACCCAGTCTTGAAATGACAAATATGCTGATGAAAGAAGTAGATATCATACTCGCTACCGGCGGTCCCGGAATGGTACACGCTGCATATTCCAGCGGTAAGCCTGCACTGGGCGTAGGTGCGGGAAATACTCCTGCTATCATTGATGAAAGTGCAGATATATTGCTTGCTGTAAACTCTATCATTCATTCCAAGACTTTCGATAACGGCATGATATGCGCTTCCGAGCAGAGCGTTATCGTACTTGACAGCATATACGATGCAGTAAAGACAGAGTTCGCTGCAAGGGGCTGTTACTTCCTCAAACCCGATGAACTGAACAAGGTAAGAAAGACCATCATCATAAACGGTGCGCTCAATGCGAAGATAGTTGGACAGTCTGCCGCTAAGATAGCTGAACTTGCAGGCGTGACAGTTCCCGAGGGTTCAAAGATACTTATAGGTGAAGTTGAGAGCGTTGATATCTCCGAGGAGTTCGCCCATGAGAAACTCTCTCCGGTACTTGCTATGTATAAGGCTTCCGATATTCAGGATGCTTTCGGCAAAGCAGAACATCTTATTGCTGACGGCGGATACGGACACACTGCTTCCATATATCTTGATGCGGTAAGGGAACAGGAAAAGCTTTCCGAGTTCGGTGAAAGAATGAAGACCTGCCGAATTCTTGTGAATACACCATCTTCTCAGGGCGGTATCGGTGACCTTTATAACTTCAAACTTGCGCCATCACTTACCCTCGGCTGCGGTTCATGGGGTGGAAACTCGGTAAGTGAGAATGTAGGAGTAAAGCATCTGCTCAATATAAAAACAGTTGCCGAAAGGAGAGAGAATATGCTTTGGTTCAGAGCGCCCGAGAAGGTATATTTCAAGAAAGGCTGCCTGCCTGTTGCTCTTGATGAACTGAAAAATGTGATGGGCAAGAAGAAAGCATTCATCGTTACTGACAGTTTTCTCTTCAAGAACGGATTCACTAAGCCTGTAACAGATAAGCTTGACGAAATGGGTATAGTACACGAGACATTCTCCGATGTTGCTCCCGATCCGACACTTGCCTGTGCTGTGGAGGGCGTAAAGGCTATCAGAAGTTTTGAGCCTGATGTGATCATTGCTATCGGCGGCGGTTCTGCTATGGATGCTGCTAAGATAATGTGGGTAATGTATGAGCATCCCGAAGCTGACTTTATGGATATGGCGATGCGTTTTGTTGATATCAGAAAAAGAATATACACATTCCCGAAAATGGGTGAAAAGGCATATTTCATATGCGTTCCTACTTCTTCCGGTACAGGTTCTGAGGTAACACCTTTTGCTGTTATCACCGATGACAAGACAGGTCACAAGTATCCTCTTGCAGATTACGAACTTATGCCAAATATTGCAATAGTTGATACCGATATGATGATGAGTGCTCCAAAGGGACTTACTGCTGCATCCGGTCTGGACTGCATGGTACACGACCTTGAAGCACTGGTATCAGTAATGGCTACACCGTTTACTGATGGTATCGCTCTCGAATCGCTGAAAATGACCTTTGATAATCTGCCCGAATGTGTTGAGAACGGTCAGACAGCTGTAAGGGCAAGAGAAAATATGGCTCATGCGGCTACTATGGCAGGTATGGCATTTGCTAATGCATTCCTGGGTATCGGTCACTCACTGGCACATAAGCTGGGTGCATATCACCACCTGCCTCACGGTATATGCTGTGCGTTGGTGATTAGCGAAGTTATAAGATTCAATGCTTCTGATGTTCCTGTTAAGATGGGTACATTCCCACAGTACGAATATCCTCAGGCTGCCGCTAAGTATGCTAGGATAGCAAGATATCTCGGTGTACAGGGCAGCGGCGACAATGAACTTGTCGAAGGTCTTATTGCAAAGATAGAAGAACTCAAAGAAGCTGTGGGCTGCAAGAAGACTATCGCTGAGTACGGTATCTCCGAGGAAGACTTCCTCGCTACTCTTGATAAGATGTCAAGAGATGCATTTGATGACCAGTGTACAGGTGCTAACCCCAGATATCCTCTCATCAGCGAGCTGAAGCAGATATATATGAACGTATACTACGGCAGAACTTTCACTGAGACTGAGAAGCCCGATGCTAGCCAGATAGACAGTTCTGAAAGCAGCAAGGATTTCAAGCAGGCATTCAACCGTGCAGCAAGCAGCGGCAAAAAAAGAGTATAA
- a CDS encoding phosphotransferase family protein — protein MNLDRVIAVRNTKTVYRDGDKCIKVFNDTYKKSEVLNEALNQSMVEETGINMPRLKEVLMIDGKWSIVSEYINGKTLAQMMEEEPEKKREYIEKLVDIQLDIHSRTCPMLRKLKDKMNSKISQTDLNATTRYDLHTRLEGMPKHYKLCHGDFNPSNVIITEDGTPYIIDWAHATQGNASADAARTYLCFWLDGDIEGADMYLDIFCEKSNTAKQYVQKWMPIVAASQSVKGNAKEREFLLSWVDVVDYM, from the coding sequence ATGAATCTGGATCGTGTAATAGCTGTCAGAAATACCAAGACGGTGTATCGTGACGGTGATAAGTGTATAAAAGTATTCAATGATACTTACAAGAAGTCTGAAGTGCTCAACGAGGCATTGAATCAATCCATGGTTGAAGAAACAGGCATAAATATGCCACGCCTGAAAGAGGTTCTTATGATAGATGGCAAATGGTCTATCGTTTCTGAATATATAAACGGTAAGACCCTTGCACAGATGATGGAAGAAGAACCTGAAAAGAAGAGAGAGTACATCGAAAAGCTGGTAGATATCCAGCTTGATATACACTCCAGAACCTGTCCCATGCTGAGAAAGCTGAAAGACAAGATGAACAGTAAGATAAGTCAGACTGACCTCAATGCAACAACAAGATATGATCTTCATACACGCCTTGAAGGTATGCCCAAGCACTATAAGCTCTGCCACGGTGACTTCAATCCCTCAAATGTAATAATTACTGAGGATGGAACTCCCTATATCATCGACTGGGCACACGCTACACAGGGCAATGCTTCTGCTGATGCAGCAAGAACGTATCTCTGCTTCTGGCTGGACGGAGATATTGAGGGCGCAGATATGTATCTCGACATATTCTGCGAGAAGAGCAATACCGCCAAGCAATACGTTCAGAAGTGGATGCCTATCGTTGCGGCTTCGCAGTCGGTGAAGGGCAATGCTAAAGAGCGTGAGTTCCTGCTTTCTTGGGTAGATGTTGTAGATTATATGTAA
- a CDS encoding (2Fe-2S) ferredoxin domain-containing protein, which translates to MKVTVCIGSSCHLKGSRQVVEQLQYLIAEEKLGDKIKLGGTFCMGKCQQGVCVTVDDVFYSVTPETVGEFFEKEIKQKV; encoded by the coding sequence ATGAAGGTAACTGTATGTATTGGTTCTTCCTGCCATCTGAAAGGCTCGCGTCAGGTTGTCGAGCAGCTTCAGTATCTTATCGCAGAAGAAAAATTAGGTGACAAGATAAAGCTTGGCGGAACATTCTGCATGGGCAAATGTCAGCAGGGTGTATGTGTAACTGTTGATGATGTGTTCTACTCGGTAACTCCCGAAACGGTCGGAGAGTTCTTCGAGAAAGAGATCAAGCAGAAGGTATAG
- a CDS encoding (2Fe-2S) ferredoxin domain-containing protein, producing the protein MIIQICVGSSCHLKGSEDMIELLKQAIATHDLENEITLAGSFCAGRCNRVGVTVTVDDEVYTGVTPEGFTEFFQKAVMNRIGK; encoded by the coding sequence ATGATCATTCAGATATGTGTCGGCTCATCATGTCATCTGAAAGGTTCGGAGGATATGATCGAGCTGCTGAAACAGGCGATAGCGACTCATGATCTTGAAAACGAAATTACACTTGCCGGCAGTTTCTGTGCGGGCAGATGTAATCGCGTGGGTGTGACTGTCACTGTAGACGATGAAGTATACACAGGTGTGACCCCCGAGGGGTTCACCGAGTTTTTTCAGAAAGCTGTAATGAACCGTATAGGAAAGTGA
- a CDS encoding [Fe-Fe] hydrogenase large subunit C-terminal domain-containing protein, whose product MSSCLTLKKSNCKNCYKCIRHCPVKSIRFSGNQAHIIEQECILCGQCVVVCPQDAKQIVDESEKVRVLLQSGSPVVVSLAPSFIANYHGAGIEQMRDALKKLGFYDVEETAVGATHVKREYERILKEENRDVVISSCCHSVNLLIQKYFPDLLPMLADVISPMQAHCADIKRRIPDAKTVFIGPCVSKKDEAQHYGDTVDAVLTFEELSVWLKEENIEIERSFSADEHSRARFFPTAGGILKTMDCDLPDYTYIAIDGIEKCISVLRELEKGSIHKCFIEMSACNGSCIGGPVMENARYTPIEDQMLIAGYAGSKDYEVEQPDMLYMKKQFSLIDLGHAQPTESEIRQILAQMGKFDTSDELNCGSCGYNTCREKAIAIYQGKADISMCLPFLKDKAESFSDTIVRNTPNGIIVLNDSLEVQQINSAAMEMMNIRYASDVLGDQVVRILDPKVFMEVKRTGKGVYNERIFLTEYQRYAERTIVLDRESKMLICIMRDVTDEENARSKKEEISRNTIEVADKVIDKQMRIVQEIASLLGETTAETKIALSKLKESIQDE is encoded by the coding sequence ATGAGCAGCTGTTTAACATTAAAAAAATCAAATTGTAAAAACTGCTATAAATGCATCAGACACTGCCCTGTAAAGTCCATAAGATTTTCGGGCAACCAGGCGCACATAATCGAACAGGAGTGCATATTGTGCGGTCAGTGCGTAGTAGTCTGTCCCCAGGATGCAAAGCAGATAGTTGATGAATCTGAAAAGGTAAGGGTACTTTTACAAAGCGGTTCTCCTGTAGTTGTGAGCCTTGCACCGTCATTCATTGCAAATTATCACGGGGCGGGCATAGAACAGATGCGTGATGCACTTAAAAAACTTGGTTTTTATGATGTTGAAGAAACAGCTGTAGGCGCGACCCATGTAAAGCGTGAATATGAGCGGATACTAAAAGAAGAAAACAGGGACGTTGTGATATCGTCCTGCTGCCATTCGGTAAACCTGCTGATACAGAAGTACTTCCCCGATCTTCTGCCCATGCTTGCTGATGTTATATCTCCGATGCAGGCGCACTGCGCAGATATCAAAAGGCGTATCCCCGATGCAAAGACTGTTTTCATAGGTCCGTGTGTTTCCAAAAAGGATGAAGCCCAGCATTATGGCGATACAGTCGATGCTGTGCTCACCTTTGAGGAACTTTCAGTCTGGCTGAAAGAAGAGAATATCGAGATAGAACGCAGTTTTTCTGCCGATGAACACAGCCGTGCAAGATTTTTCCCGACAGCGGGTGGTATACTCAAAACCATGGATTGCGATTTGCCTGATTACACATATATCGCGATAGACGGCATTGAAAAGTGCATATCCGTTCTGCGTGAGCTTGAAAAGGGAAGTATACATAAATGCTTCATTGAGATGTCAGCCTGCAACGGAAGCTGTATAGGCGGCCCTGTTATGGAGAATGCTCGGTATACTCCTATTGAAGACCAGATGCTGATAGCAGGATATGCAGGCTCAAAGGATTATGAAGTTGAACAGCCTGATATGCTGTACATGAAAAAGCAATTCTCCTTGATAGATCTCGGGCATGCACAGCCAACTGAATCGGAGATACGTCAGATACTGGCGCAGATGGGCAAGTTCGATACTTCCGATGAACTCAACTGCGGTTCCTGTGGATACAATACCTGCCGTGAGAAAGCGATAGCGATATATCAGGGCAAAGCAGATATATCCATGTGCCTGCCTTTCCTGAAAGACAAGGCAGAGAGTTTCTCGGATACCATAGTCAGGAATACTCCCAACGGTATCATAGTGCTTAACGATTCACTGGAGGTACAGCAGATAAACTCCGCTGCTATGGAGATGATGAATATACGTTACGCATCCGATGTTCTGGGAGATCAGGTGGTGCGGATACTCGACCCGAAGGTATTTATGGAAGTAAAGCGGACAGGCAAAGGAGTATATAACGAAAGGATATTCCTGACCGAATACCAGAGATATGCCGAGCGCACCATCGTGCTTGACCGCGAGAGCAAAATGCTCATATGTATCATGCGTGATGTTACCGATGAGGAGAACGCACGCAGTAAAAAGGAAGAGATAAGCCGCAATACTATCGAAGTGGCTGATAAGGTTATTGATAAGCAGATGAGGATAGTTCAGGAGATAGCGTCGCTTCTCGGAGAAACTACTGCTGAAACGAAGATAGCGCTATCAAAACTCAAGGAGTCGATACAGGATGAATAA
- a CDS encoding SpoIIE family protein phosphatase: MNNLCADIGFKSINHVGEQLCGDHIDIVENDDSTVIVLADGLGSGVKASILSTLTSKIISTMLAAGLPLEDCVSTIAGTLPICSVRGVAYSTFTIIHIINNETAVLIQYDNPLSILIRNEKVYDYPKTEMNIGGKKIYRSEIRLQENDLIISMSDGCPHAGIGMAYNFGWKREDIASFMEMLAPVGYTAKTLSTILVDECDNLYGHEPGDDTTACVIRIRRRVPMNILFGPPSNKDDCDRMMSLFFSKEGKHIICGGTTSTIASQWLKKPLVASLSFEHSDVPPIATIEGVDLVTEGVITVNRVLEYAKDHIGENLLYEKWSHGRDGASLISRMLFEEATDINFYVGRAINPAHQNPDLPINFNIKMNLVQELSKALGKMGKRIKVSYF; this comes from the coding sequence ATGAATAACTTGTGTGCGGATATCGGATTCAAAAGCATAAATCATGTAGGTGAACAGCTGTGCGGAGATCATATCGATATCGTTGAGAATGATGATTCCACAGTTATAGTTCTTGCAGATGGTCTTGGCAGCGGGGTGAAGGCTAGCATACTTTCCACCCTGACATCGAAAATAATCTCCACCATGCTTGCGGCGGGGCTTCCCCTTGAAGACTGCGTTTCGACTATCGCGGGCACACTGCCTATATGTTCGGTGAGGGGAGTTGCATACTCTACTTTCACGATAATCCACATCATAAATAATGAAACTGCTGTGCTTATACAGTATGATAATCCTCTGAGCATACTTATACGCAATGAAAAGGTGTACGACTATCCCAAGACGGAGATGAACATTGGCGGCAAGAAGATATACCGCTCTGAGATAAGGTTACAGGAGAATGATCTTATCATATCCATGAGCGACGGCTGTCCTCATGCAGGTATAGGTATGGCATATAATTTCGGATGGAAGCGAGAAGATATCGCGTCTTTTATGGAAATGCTGGCACCTGTGGGGTATACAGCAAAAACTCTATCAACTATACTTGTGGATGAGTGCGACAATCTATACGGACATGAGCCGGGTGATGATACTACTGCCTGCGTTATCCGTATACGCCGCCGCGTTCCGATGAATATACTATTTGGCCCGCCCTCAAACAAAGACGATTGTGACAGGATGATGAGTCTGTTTTTCTCGAAAGAGGGCAAGCATATAATCTGCGGTGGAACGACCTCGACCATAGCTTCCCAGTGGCTGAAAAAACCGCTGGTGGCAAGTCTTAGCTTTGAACACAGCGACGTACCACCCATTGCGACTATTGAGGGTGTTGACCTAGTGACTGAGGGTGTTATCACAGTCAACCGCGTGCTTGAATATGCAAAAGATCATATCGGCGAAAATCTGTTATACGAAAAATGGAGTCACGGCAGAGACGGAGCGTCTCTTATCAGCAGGATGCTTTTTGAGGAAGCTACCGATATTAATTTCTATGTTGGCAGGGCTATAAATCCTGCGCATCAGAATCCCGATCTGCCGATAAATTTCAACATCAAGATGAACCTTGTGCAGGAACTCTCAAAGGCTCTGGGCAAGATGGGAAAACGCATCAAGGTCAGCTATTTTTAA
- a CDS encoding 4Fe-4S dicluster domain-containing protein encodes MKNKRVFDTKVQYLKYKVLREVAREAWDDKLLEDLLDIPKKIVSGKTPTMRCCVYKERAIIAERVKMAMGGDKENPNVIEVIDIACDECPAAGYEVTDSCRGCLAHRCEDVCPRGAISFDHNHVAHIDKSKCIECGRCSKVCPYSAITNRVRPCQNACKIKAISINEDSVAAIDNKKCISCGACVYQCPFGAITDKSFILDVIDMIKKNSRDKKSKLYAVVAPSISSQFTYAKLEQVVSGLKKLGFHAVVEAALGADMVAYSESRELVEKGFLTSSCCPAFVAYVKSAFPELTEHISHNASPMAAIAKYIKEIEPSAKVVFIGPCTAKKAEAQLKDVRAYVDSVLTFEELQALFDSRDLDITQLEEEALDNASYFGRIFARSGGLSDAVAEAIKEQRIEDFELLPCSCDGIEECRAALMKKKRGVLNENFIEGMACIGGCIGGAGCLTHGEKNKAQVDAYGREALEKTISDAISVLKM; translated from the coding sequence ATGAAAAACAAGAGAGTATTTGATACCAAGGTACAATATCTGAAATATAAGGTCCTGCGAGAGGTCGCAAGAGAGGCGTGGGATGATAAGCTGCTTGAAGATCTTCTGGATATCCCGAAGAAAATAGTATCAGGCAAGACTCCTACTATGCGCTGCTGTGTTTATAAAGAAAGAGCCATAATCGCCGAGCGTGTAAAGATGGCTATGGGCGGCGATAAGGAAAATCCCAATGTCATCGAAGTTATTGATATCGCCTGCGACGAATGTCCTGCGGCAGGATATGAGGTCACGGATTCATGCCGCGGCTGTCTTGCCCACCGTTGCGAGGATGTATGTCCCAGAGGGGCTATCTCCTTTGATCACAACCATGTGGCACATATCGACAAAAGCAAGTGTATAGAATGCGGCAGATGTTCCAAAGTCTGTCCCTATTCGGCGATAACCAACCGTGTGCGTCCATGTCAGAATGCATGTAAGATCAAGGCGATAAGCATAAATGAAGACAGCGTTGCAGCTATCGATAACAAGAAATGTATATCATGCGGTGCCTGCGTATACCAGTGTCCATTCGGAGCTATAACCGATAAATCTTTTATCCTCGATGTTATCGACATGATAAAGAAAAACAGCCGCGATAAGAAGTCGAAACTTTATGCGGTAGTTGCGCCCTCGATATCCAGCCAGTTCACATACGCGAAGCTGGAACAGGTGGTATCAGGGCTGAAAAAGCTCGGATTCCATGCGGTAGTAGAAGCTGCACTTGGCGCTGATATGGTAGCATATTCCGAATCAAGAGAACTGGTAGAAAAAGGCTTTCTGACCAGTTCCTGCTGTCCTGCGTTTGTGGCATATGTTAAGTCTGCTTTTCCTGAACTTACAGAGCATATATCGCACAATGCATCACCGATGGCTGCGATTGCGAAATATATTAAGGAGATAGAGCCGTCTGCAAAGGTGGTATTCATAGGTCCGTGTACCGCTAAAAAAGCAGAAGCTCAGCTGAAGGATGTCAGAGCCTATGTTGATTCAGTGCTGACTTTTGAAGAACTCCAGGCACTTTTTGACAGCCGCGATCTTGACATTACACAGCTTGAAGAAGAAGCACTTGACAATGCTTCCTACTTTGGAAGAATTTTTGCACGCAGCGGCGGTCTATCTGATGCGGTCGCAGAGGCGATCAAAGAACAGAGGATAGAGGACTTTGAACTCCTGCCATGTTCCTGTGATGGAATTGAAGAGTGCCGAGCAGCACTGATGAAGAAAAAACGCGGTGTGCTCAATGAGAATTTCATCGAAGGTATGGCTTGCATCGGCGGCTGTATAGGCGGCGCGGGCTGTCTTACTCACGGTGAGAAGAACAAAGCTCAGGTTGATGCTTACGGCAGAGAAGCTCTGGAAAAGACGATCTCTGATGCTATCTCGGTGCTTAAAATGTGA